In the genome of Dromiciops gliroides isolate mDroGli1 chromosome 1, mDroGli1.pri, whole genome shotgun sequence, the window TTCACTTGGAACTTCCAAATTTTGCATCATCAGAAAGTGCACACAGGTGGGAAGCCCTACAAATGTCTCTTGTGTGAGAGAAATTTCCGTCGGAACTCAGACCTTACCACTCATCAGCGCatccatactggagagagacCCTTCAAGTGTTTAGAATGTGGAAGAAGCTTCAGTCAGAGATCAAACCTTATTACTCATAAGAGAACCCATAcaggagaaaaaccttataaGTGTGTTGAGTGTGGGAAAATTTTCCGCCGCAGTTCACACCTTACTCGACATGAAATTACCCATATGGGAGAGAAATTAcacaaatgtaatgaatgtgggaaaagctTCACTTTCTGTGCTGAGCTTGTGCGTCATCAAAAGATTCATGAGAAAGAGAAGCTATATTGCTGTAACAAGTGCGGGGAAAACTTCAGTTGGAGATCAGACTTTATTACTCACCAGAAACTCCACTCAAGAGAAAACGTTAACAAATGTCCCAAATATGAAAAAAGTTTCAGGCTGAATTCTCACCTTATTATTAATGAGAGAAACCACACAGAAAAGAAACGTTATCAATGTTCTGAGTGTGATAAAAGTTTTTGTAAAAATTCTGATTTCAATATTCACCAGAGACTCCACACCGGAGAGAAACCTTATCATTGTGCCAGCTGTGGGAAGAACTTTAGTCGGAGCTCACATCTCAGTCGGCACAGAAAGATCCATATACGGGAGAACTTATATACCTTATAAggcaatttccaatattttggcTGTCTTTAACATCTTTGGAAACTAATGCACATCACATAACAATTTTTGACAAGACTTATGTcctctggaggggaaaaaaaatgcacatttagttttgtttttgtctaagTTTTTTAGCTTGTTTTTTTGGTGATGGTTTTACTATTTGAAGTGcttgaaaaaaagtatttatgaaaCTAGGTAGGTGAAATTTTGTGATAAGAAGACAAGATGTTAAATTTTATTCTGAAATGAGCAGCATTAAAATGTGCTAAAGTTACCAAGGATGGGAGATATCTTTTATCCTTTGTATAAATTAAAGCTGTTTCCAAGATTGCATTTTTATTACCACTTCTTCTCAAACAAGCATGTGCTTCATTAGAGTTAAGAGTCACAAAAACATAAAACTTAGCTAAAAtgtaaagggttttttgttttgtttttaaggaaaaaagcTAGGTGTGAGTTCTATTTGTAGAGCTGAAGTTATATTACTTGTTGTAATCACATTAGTATCATCCAACTCTTCCTcagtgtgtttatatataatagattCTCAATAAAGCTCTTTTGTTTGACTAACTTGTGGCTTTCATAGCCTTGGAGTCTCTGCATATTTATTCCTGTGCCATTAGCTCTTTTGAGTTGGCAAGAACAAATAAGCAGTTTACACCTAGGACAATTATAGGCTACTATATCCAACATAGCTTTAGGCTTTGAGAAGAGCCTTTGTTTGCTCTGAAACACCAGCCACTggccttttcatttgttttcactgTTGGCCTTTGCCAGTCGAGCCATTGTGTACTGTAGTTCTGTGCCAAATACCTTCTCCAAGCAGTTTGCTTGAATTATCAGATCAGTGCTGGTGAGTGAGGTCATCATTTTACCTATTAGTAGTGATAGGAGGGTTCACTTATGGTTACTCAGTACAGAAATGATGTGAAGCTTTCCCAAACCCACCTAAAGTTGATTCATTTGGGTTCCTATCACAATACcagttacttttaaaaattgtacccAATCAGTGGTCTCTTTTTaggcatttgtgtgtatgtagaaCAAGACTTCAGTGTTGGTCCAGTCCCAAAGGtgtctaaatctcagtttcctcttcaaacTAATAAGGCACTTAGGCATTCTAAATATTGCCAATTAGATAGCTAATTTACTTGGAGCAATAAAGATATTAGGAAGCACTGTGAAAGTTAAAGAGCAAATTTTAcaattcaatcaataagcatttatt includes:
- the LOC122731060 gene encoding zinc finger protein OZF-like isoform X3, with translation MVVALCAVESQELVVVEDLDVYFSQEECVNLHPIQKELSSDIKQNSFMDELPLAEDGNKEEPLQQENIESIVPLEVSATLISELENVAIDKPRRPEGRRLGLSQEKRLINLSVTIENPSSLRELSQCIENIILSEREIYLPELGGGATYRCYECGKNFTKSSRLISHQRIHTGEKPYECAYCGKSFTQRSTLSTHEKIHLAEKPHQCTHCGKTFRRSAHLIRHETIHTREKPYKCDQCGESFTWNFQILHHQKVHTGGKPYKCLLCERNFRRNSDLTTHQRIHTGERPFKCLECGRSFSQRSNLITHKRTHTGEKPYKCVECGKIFRRSSHLTRHEITHMGEKLHKCNECGKSFTFCAELVRHQKIHEKEKLYCCNKCGENFSWRSDFITHQKLHSRENVNKCPKYEKSFRLNSHLIINERNHTEKKRYQCSECDKSFCKNSDFNIHQRLHTGEKPYHCASCGKNFSRSSHLSRHRKIHIRENLYTL